tcaattataaacaagacaagtactaggttagttaactagcatttcttgttaaggcattcgactagacttgaataaccgaaacttcacttcgataagtctaactaagatcagaattaacttagtttctcttatccggaatcgaattggactaaacaactcatcccgtacaacttttatttcgttaagccaataaataattcatacaaaccaaaataaatcaacttgcataattattcacctcaaccggaagcaattaaaacaacatagacattaaaagtaccgcaattgcagcaaaattttgtaagcctaaacaatagataccatacaaaatcaagataacaatagtttttcttaaccggaaccaattgaatcacacacaacatcaattgtaccgaaattttgtaagcctaaacaattgataccacacaataaagcaagataacaatagtttttcttaaccggaaccaattgaatcacacatccacacacacatcatggaataaatatcaattataccgaaattttgttaagcaaaagcaacaaatatatataatatagactcaggattttcttaaacaggaaaacaattaactaacaagattgttacctcaaatttcgcatccacttctccaatatgtttgcatattcgtccagggagaattgatatcgatatatcatcacgttgtcatccttatgcataaacaagagaataacaacaaccctcaacctttaccaaagaaaggttgaaaaccggttttaagaattgcaagcaagagttgataaccgtcgaaacacatatgcttttatgctaaaccaaaaccgattcaacatattgtgactttttcacatattgtttctaccagaacccctcatgattctttgataaagcctaccaacatgggctagaacttaatcctgctaaaccaaaaagtcacccaaaccataagggttccacacggtactaatgtaccttgatAATTCCTATGGATTTCCTTAGATTTTTGAAAGTTGCTATATCTAAGGGTTTAGTAAGAATATCAGCTAGTTGATGCTCAGATGGAACATACTCTAATTTGATAACACCATtttcatacaattctctaataaagtgatatctaatatctatgtgtttagtacgagaatgttcaactgGATTCTCAGTCAAGCGAAtaacacttgagttatcacaaagaatgttcatagttgaaatatttattccatagtcgatgagcatctgtttcatccagaaTAGTTGGGTACAGCATgtaccagcagcaatatattctgcttcacaggttGATAAAGACTGTGATTCTGTTTCTTGCTGTGCCAAGCAacaagattttgaccaacatagaaACAACCACCAGAGGTGTTTTTCCGATCTTCTACAcaccctgcccaatcagcatctgaatatgcAACTAGATTGTTGTTTGTATCCATAGAGTATGAAAGGCCATAATCTACGGTACCATTAATGTATCTTATGATTCGTTTTACAACTTTAAGGTGTGATTCTTTAGGATATGCTTGAAATCTGGCACAACATACCACACTAAAGGCAATGTTTGGCCTTGTTGCAGTTAAGTACAGCAAGCTTTCAATCATGGATCTATATAGTTTTTGATCAACAGATTTTTCTCCTGGATTGGATTGGAGTTTTCCAGTAGTCGGCATTGGAGTTGCCATAGGTGTTGACTTGTTTAGTTCGAATTTCTCAACAAGATTCcttgttgtttgagggtgaaaacagtttatgcagattttggtaatttcgggtgtgtgggtgagaaacgaatttaaaccctaaacaatgtactgcaagggagtactttagattcgagagatcaatctgtacaaatccggcctaaaccaagaaatggccattccagacttgcttcggtcacaaagtgaaggagaagggttggttttggggagggaagcgaataaagtgttgagaccagaatagttgattctggaagagtagttgttttctatgacttgtatcagaaagtgggaagctaacagatggaaagctagcaaatgttgagtgttgtatgctcctgtcctgaacttgttgttcggtggaaataggtaatgcctatttatacaagtcgaagtgaaacgtactctggtctcattaagaaatggaaaacgggtgagtaaatgggaggaggtggtaacctgtaacgcctggaattgatgttccataaaagaaagcgtttcaccattactccttgtatttactaacctcctaatccttatgatactttcttataaagggcatagtgtacgccgcacgctgtaaaccgccaaaccaatacccaatgagcatcccccagtttgtgacatgcgttgatgtctcgagtgttttcatggaaaacatgcagcatgttgttgtcgtctggcaagtcgagcttgggagacttgccggctcggtgaccttcgacggtcgagattttacatcttaagaggaaaggtagccgttgattatcgcaacgctttgtttggtatccagtggcatgaaagcatgctcggtatggctttaatacgGCCTGGTTTAGACGCGTCcaagagttagggttttggctttgtttaggcgcgaccaaactagggccaaaagtttccatgcattagctggtaaccttggacggctaagatctgcatcttagatgaaaaggtggtcgttgatcgttgcaggccttcgttttggcatccacataaggaaggccggtatggcgtggcgcggcaaggtggttggcatgtcattggcacatgtggcatggcatgccttggcacggtttggcgtggccaaaaccagggtttggggccaaaggttaccgtgcgttgtttggcaaccttggacgactaggatttgcatctaggattgaagggtggtcgttgatcgtcgcacgccttcgttttggtagccgcatagggaaggccggcatggtatgacacaataaggtggttggcatgccattggcacatgtggcatggcatgccttggcgcggtttggcgtggccaaaactagggttttgggccaaaggttaccatgcgttgtatggcgaccttggacggctaggatttgcatctaggattgaagggtggtcgttgatcatcgcacgccttcgttttggtagccgcatagggaaggctggcatggtatggcgcgacaaggtggttggcatgccattggcacataggtcatgacatgccttggagcggtttggcgtggccaaaactagggttttgggccaaggaaaatggcgcggacggcttggcatagtgggccaagggtttggatggcttggcatggtggggccaaggcagaatggtgcgaacagcttggcatagtggggccaagacagaatggtgcggacggttTCACACAGTGGgtgccaaggcagaatggtgcggatggcttggcatagtgggtccaaggcagaatggtgcggaagGCTTGGTatagtggggacaagggtttggatAGATTGGCATGGTGCGGCTAgaatggctagggccaagggtttggcatgccattggcgcatggtgcggccagcatggctggcatgccttggcacggtaaacgtggttggcatggtttgccgttggcacagtggtgcggctggcatgccttggcgcggagacgtggctgtcatggtttgccattggcacagtggtgcgactagcatggttggaatgtcttggcgcggagatgtggctggcatggttttccattggcacagtggtgcggatggcatggttggcatgccttggcgcagagatgtggctggcatggtttgccattggcacagtggtgcggctggcatggttggcatgccttggcacggtatcatgagaattagggtttggcatggatgatgttaggtaatattaagggttttgccgtggaacatgacccatgtagaaaaaggtaccccggttgtagatggtggattttcaacaaagggaaaaaccgtaaaatcatgaggcatgtttttacACGGCTTTCAGaaatgcaacgattcatattttacgaatccatgacgaaagctgagcgttcgatccctggcatttcgtcgtgccctttatgtagaataacgtatttgggcggttctccgtagattgagaacttaacgccttcaggatgtcggtgatactcactattccctgactgcaggagagagacccccctccacatagaagaatagttaggTGGCGgccgccttcaggacgtcggtgacactcaccgttccctgattatgtggagagagtacatagattcaggcggttctccgtaaattgagaacactaacaccttcaagtcgtaaacaacatcgtgactccctgactgtgcaccattcaaaatggatgtgacgctttaactggctaatatcttttctgaaatagattacttctgccgtgacattcgctactgaattcccagaataatctattattgctcctattccatgatcgaatccatagccttatcccatggaatggcaataacaattgctcctattccatggtcgaatccacggcctgatcccatggaatggcaataacagttgctcctattccatggtcgaatccacggcgtGATCCCATTGAaaggcaataacaattgctcttattccatggtcggatccacgacctgatcccatggaatggcaataacaacgtGCTCCGATTCTATgaccgaatccacggcttgatctcatagaatggcaataaaataacggtgctatctcattac
This is a stretch of genomic DNA from Papaver somniferum cultivar HN1 chromosome 1, ASM357369v1, whole genome shotgun sequence. It encodes these proteins:
- the LOC113350160 gene encoding uncharacterized protein LOC113350160: MATPMPTTGKLQSNPGEKSVDQKLYRSMIESLLYLTATRPNIAFSVVCCARFQAYPKESHLKVVKRIIRYINGTVDYGLSYSMDTNNNLVAYSDADWAGCVEDRKNTSGGCFYVGQNLVAWHSKKQNHSLYQPVKQNILLLVHAVPNYSG